In the Erythrolamprus reginae isolate rEryReg1 chromosome 13, rEryReg1.hap1, whole genome shotgun sequence genome, one interval contains:
- the TUT1 gene encoding speckle targeted PIP5K1A-regulated poly(A) polymerase yields MEEEGTTADVDSLPRGAFRCRLCHVTVANKPSLEDHLRGKKHQRLENLRSTRQSQELRSIFVSGFQKGTTALELSSYFETYGNVNNVVMDKDKGVYAIVELQDEEVLQKVLAEPQHSLGGQKLRVKPREKKDFRYTPPKKQGSARRELLSPEKLAQNVCQVDDVDAQMSLMVQLFEFSESEQRLRDLLVKLFQEVFSEFFPESVILPFGSSVNGFSVSGCDLDLFLDLEKTKNFQASAKKTDKPPAEEETEESRSEDSILSDIDLVTATVPEILDLVATVLQKCAPGVHHVQVVSTARRPVVKFSHKESGLRGDISINNKLALCNTRYLQLCTEADERVRPLVYAVRYWAKQQGLAGNLFGGGPLLNNYALTLLVFFFLQTRSPPVLPTVARLKDLSDDGEVTVVDGWDCTFPKDPALLQPSGNTESCCSLLAEFFRVFESYNFAGGVISLREGRSLPLSDFLLSDAGRKFKVGPINLQDPFELSHNVAANVNEKTALRLQRSCQDAAKYCRSLQYQRKSSKGKTWGLVRLFQPGSPQAAERLVINLPLTPAAQSPASPSELHPSGDSSQLWFWRVCAGISFVLQDVLKCKCLEKSQGSKDDWESPDNDPEEEELETKTEQLSMGSKRSLGIEEAEFGSPPAKRPRTQRSLPEAESVTWDCSAWHRVWLGRRRVRRQFSSPGADPKTTADLLELEGKVSEAISQQEGPARPLDPLFGFTVCATIKDGGSGEHDPQVSLNFTPDPEQGAFFQDFFHFLQGFLPRMVEQYLTNKPSGLHTPEGKSSQAGI; encoded by the exons ATGGAGGAAGAGGGAACGACAGCCGATGTGGACTCTCTGCCCCGCGGGGCTTTTCGGTGCCGTCTATGTCACGTGACGGTGGCCAACA AACCCAGCTTGGAGGATCATCTACGCGGGAAGAAACACCAGCGGTTGGAAAACCTTCGTAGCACCCGCCAGTCGCAGGAACTCCGCAGTATTTTTGTCAGCGGCTTCCAGAAAGGGACGACCGCCTTGGAACTGAGCAGCTATTTTGAAACCTATGGGAATGTCAACAATGTGGTGATGGACAAAGATAAG GGGGTGTATGCAATTGTGGAACTGCAGGACGAGGAGGTCCTCCAGAAAGTGTTAGCAGAGCCACAACATAGTCTAGGGGGTCAGAAATTACGTGTCAAGCCACGTGAAAAGAAGGACTTCAGATACACCCCACCGAAAAAACAGGGGTCAGCCCGGCGGGAGCtgctgagcccggaaaaattggCACAAAATGTCTGTCAAGTGGATGAT GTTGATGCCCAGATGTCTTTAATGGTGCAACTGTTTGAATTTTCCGAGAGCGAGCAGCGTCTTCGAGACTTGCTGGTTAAGCTGTTCCAGGAAGTGTTTTCTGAATTCTTCCCAG AATCGGTTATCCTTCCCTTTGGGTCTTCCGTGAACGGCTTCAGCGTCTCTGGATGTGACCTAGATTTGTTCCTAGATCTGGAGAAGACGAAAAACTTCCAGGCTTCTGCCAAGAAAACTGATAAGCCACCG GCAGAGGAAGAAACGGAAGAATCGCGCTCAGAAGATTCCATCTTGTCTGATATTGACCTGGTCACCGCCACCGTGCCTGAAATTCTTGATCTGGTGGCCACAGTGCTGCAGAAATGCGCGCCAGGAGTTCACCATGTCCAGGTGGTCTCTACCGCCCGCCGTCCCGTTGTCAAATTTTCCCACAAGGAGTCCGGCTTGAGGGGTGACATCTCCATCAACAACAA GCTGGCCCTGTGTAACACACGCTACTTGCAGCTTTGCACGGAAGCAGACGAGCGTGTGAGGCCTTTGGTCTACGCGGTGCGTTACTGGGCGAAGCAGCAAGGCTTGGCAG gaAATCTTTTTGGTGGTGGCCCCCTCCTCAACAACTACGCTCTGACATTGCTGGTGTTCTTCTTCCTACAGACCCGCAGCCCTCCTGTCTTACCGACGGTCGCCCGGTTGAAGGACCTCTCAG ATGACGGAGAAGTGACTGTGGTGGATGGTTGGGACTGCACTTTCCCGAAGGATCCGGCTTTGTTGCAACCCAGCGGAAACACAGAGAGTTGTT GTTCCCTTCTGGCCGAGTTTTTCCGTGTCTTCGAAAGCTACAATTTTGCCGGCGGAGTGATCTCCCTTCGCGAGGGCCGATCCCTTCCCCTCTCCGATTTCCTGCTATCCGACGCCGGTCGGAAGTTCAAAGTGGGCCCCATCAATCTCCAGGATCCTTTCGAACTGAGCCACAACGTCGCCGCCAACGTCAACGAAAAGACGGCGCTGCGTCTCCAGCGCAGTTGCCAGGACGCCGCCAAATACTGCCGGAGTTTGCAGTACCAACGTAAATCCAGCAAGGGGAAGACCTGGGGGTTGGTTCGTCTGTTCCAGCCCGGCAGCCCTCAAGCTGCGGAACGGCTGGTCATCAACCTCCCCTTAACGCCGGCTGCGCAATCTCCGGCGTCACCTTCAGAGCTGCACCCGAGCGGGGATTCCTCGCAGCTCTGGTTTTGGAGAGTGTGCGCAGGGATCTCGTTCGTGCTGCAGGACGTGTTGAAATGCAAGTGTTTGGAGAAATCGCAAGGATCTAAAGATGATTGGGAATCCCCCGACAATGatccagaggaggaggagctggaaaCCAAAACGGAACAATTGTCGATGGGTTCCAAGCGGTCTCTGGGCATAGAGGAAGCAGAGTTCGGTTCTCCCCCTGCGAAGAGACCCCGCACGCAGCGTTCCCTCCCCGAGGCGGAAAGCGTGACTTGGGACTGCAGCGCCTGGCACCGTGTCTGGCTAGGAAGGCGGCGTGTCCGGCGACAATTCAGCAGCCCCGGAGCGGATCCCAAAACAACCGCGGATCTCTTAGAGCTTGAAGGCAAAGTATCCGAGGCGATTTCCCAACAGGAGGGGCCAGCCAGGCCGTTAGATCCGCTGTTCGGATTCACCGTTTGTGCCACGATCAAAGATGGCGGTTCTGGGGAACACGACCCCCAGGTCAGCCTAAATTTCACCCCGGATCCTGAGCAGGGAGCgttttttcaagatttttttcatttcctgCAAGGTTTTCTGCCCCGAATGGTTGAACAGTACTTGACCAACAAGCCTTCAGGCCTGCATACCCCAGAAGGCAAATCTTCTCAGGCTGGTATTTGA